A segment of the Triticum urartu cultivar G1812 chromosome 1, Tu2.1, whole genome shotgun sequence genome:
AAAACAAAAGACCGAAGGCCATATATTAAAAGTGTCCAACCCCTATAAGGGCATCCCAAAAATCAGAAATTACAACGGGTCTTGGGATAAGATAAGTCAGGGCCATGTTCTTCCTACACATGGAGGCGACACGCGTGAGCCAAGCTCGGTGCCACGACTAGAACTCCTCATCACCACCGAAGCCAACAGGTCTTTCAATCTGCGCCCTAGAAGCAATGTTTTAAATAGCCGCGAAGCTATATAGCCTTTTCATTAGGGTGCCACTAAATGGTCCCATGTACAAATAGCCCGCTATAGCCTGCTATAACACGCTATAGCTTCGCTATAGCTGATTTTGAAGTCCACCGCTATTTGACAATAGcccgctatttaaaacattgCCTAGAAGTCGCCACGTTATGCCAGAAGGCATCCATGGCCACCGCTCGGATATAGGGCCACCTTCCCGAACAAGGAGAGGATGAGGGGACATGACCAAGATGAGTAAACACCCCAGATCTAGCTAGACAGAGGCAAAGACACCACATCTCACCAGCTCCCGGACGAAGCCAAAACTGGCTCAACATCACTGGTTGGAGAAGCAGCTAGAGGAAAAAAAAAACTCTCAACTTCGCCATCCACTCGCTTTCGAAAGAGGCCGGAGGACCATTATTGAGCACCACCGCCTGAAGGGCCAAATCAATGGACAATCAAAACCCACAACACACAATGTGCAATTGTCGGTGTCGCACAGGGGCATTATTTTCGACCATGTGTGATGTTGTAGTCCTCGGTAACCTTGTGCGATGTCTTCTTGTCGCATATGGTTGAAAAAAAAAACTGCATGTGATGACTATCATCGGTAATGGTTTTTGCACACCGGGGGTGCTAGATATTCccctgtgtgtgtgtgtgtgtgtgtgtgtgtgtgtgtgtgtgtggtgaaTGCTAGCTCTTCCTTTCTGCCTCTGAATTTCTACTACTTGTCATGTCCACTAGCAATGCAAAGTtctaaggctggtcatagtgaggagtaacttagactagtgtcatatgcatgacactagtctaagggcctgtttggttccaataagtcatctgacttataagtcaggtgacttaaaaTCAGTAACTTATAAGTCACGTCTGTTTGGttgtcacctgacttataagtaaTCTGAGCACACCTTTCCACCTTGTTTTTTATGTAAAGGTGGTGGGACCCATGCAAAaaggggtgacttataagttttaagttgggtgaagcaacttatgacttataagttgggtctGTTTGGCAAAATAAGTCACTTTTTTCACTTTTGAACTTATAAGTTGGTGACTTATTTGGAACCAAACAGGACctaagttactaccttcataatgcaaagtaacataatagtagtgtcatagatggtttcatttattagcttgtagactcatcttgttttgaaaagcgctatgttacagtaacatattatgttactacCTCACATTAAATACTTGCCACATACGTAAAAAAATTTTgaagtgcgctatgttactagctaagttactcccactatgactagcctaaacAAGTTCCACTGCGTTAAAGAGAGCAGAACAAAGTGAGCATGCATGTTCACTAGCGAAGTAGCAATAATGCAAAAGCTAAAGAAGTTCCTCTGCGTTAAGGAAGTGAGTCTAAAGACATTGTATACTTTTTTCAGTTGAATGCTCCTAGACCTCATAACCAAACACAGCGAGTGTTTGTTGGTGTGTCCTCATTCTTTCTCCTCTCAATCAACGCGCCAATGGGGAACTCCGGCGAGATCAAGAAGCTAGAGTCGGAGTACCCGCGGCGGCCCGGCCAGCCCGACTCCTTCTGCTACGTCAAGTTCGGGAGCCACAGGTTCAGTTCGGAGACCGGCGAGCTCAAACAGCTGGAACCGGATTGCCCGCGGTGGCCCGGTGATCCCGGCTCCCCGATCGCCCCCTCCGCTGGTTCTGCTTCTGCCGCACCGCCCTCCTCGATGAATCTCGCCAACACGAAGGCTGGCGAGATCAAACAGCTGCAGCCGGAGTACCCGCGGTGGCCCGGCCAGCCCGACCGCTTCTACTACCTCAAGTTCGGGAGCTGCACGTCCAATTCGGAGATCGGCGAGATCAAGCAGCCGGCGCCGGAGTACCAGCCGCAGCCCAGCAAGCCGGACTGCACGATTGGCGACTCTCCGGTCGTCCCCTCCTCCGCTGGTTCTGCCACACCACCCTCCTTGCTGAATCTCGCCAATTCGGAGACCGACGAGATCAAGCAGCCCGGCGAGGTGGACTGCCCGATGAGCGACTCCTCCACCTTGTCGTCTGTAAGCATCACCACTCCTCCTCCTTCAGAAAACAAAAGAAGAATAAAGAAGAAAATCATCACCGCTCCAATGGGTGACCCGGACCCCTCCTCCGATGGCTCTTCCGCACCGCCGGCCAATTCGGAGACCCGCCAGAAGCAGCCGGAACCGGAGTACCCGCTGCGGCCCGGCAAGAGCGACTGCTCCTACTACGTCAAGTTCGGAAGCTGCCGGTACGGGATGAATTGCTGGTTCAATCATCCTCTCTACGTGCATGCTAGCCGTGGGCTTCAGCAGGATAATTGGGTTGGAAGGAACAGCAGCCGAGCATCTAATTCATCCGAGTACAAGCAGGTGCGTTCTCTCTCTGCCTCGTCAATGTCCCTGTTAGCTATCAGGATCATGAGTTCATGACCCCCTCATCTGTTATTATTCATTTACTTCCTtagtagtgatctaaatgctcttatatttctttacggatgTAGTACATTCGATGAATGTTCATAAGCATATCAATCAGTAGGGGCCGGCAGAGCATGCATGAGAAGATGTGACCCTGCTGCACCACTTTAAAGGGATGCCAAAATTTAAACCAAAATAGTGTAATAAAGTGTACTGAATTGTAGTGCGCTTAGCATCATTTTGTCCTTTGGGATTATTTTATTTCTTTCGAGTAGACACTTGTCTCCCCGgcaaaaaaagaagaagacaCTTGTCTATAGTGTACTGTATTTATATTTGACGATGACACATGAATATCTGCAGGATCAACTAGATAAGTATACAATCCATAAGACTACCCTGACATATTCATTTTTTGCATACTACAAGTTGAGTCATAGGACCGAAAAGGAAGAGCTAATTAAATATCCACATATACAATTTAAGGAGTACTCCCTCCTGAAAGAAATAttagagcgtttagatcactacaaAAACTACTTTAGTGAtataaacgctcttatatttttTTAGAGAGGGGGTACTTCAATTGGATTTGTACCCCTCAAAGTAGTTTTTTCTTAGCTGAATATAAAAGCAGCTTTGATGGACATAAGTTAACTTATCATGTATATGGAACAAATCATCAAAAGTTTAATTACCCTTTATTTTTTTAGAATGACCTTTTTCTGATTGGATTTTAGAATGACCTTTGGCATGAGACTTCCAGTAATGCGTCGACATGGGCCGAAGGCAACCCAGCCTACGTGGTTTGTGAACCAGCAACCGATATTTCCTTTGAGGCCTAAATTGCATTGCAGCCCGGCACATGACTGTTGGGGCTACCTCACGGGCCTTCATCAGTTTGCTGATGCACACATGGACTAGGGTGATTCACTAGGTCCCATATGATAGTAAGCACTACTCGCAAATTGTTTGCGGCATGATATATGTGCATCCGGGTTAGCACATTGGACTCCAACCCTGTCAGCTGGTAGAACAGGACCAAATTGTTACCTTAAAAAGTGATGTGTTATTTTGTTTAGAAAAATCTTACTTTTAATACAAACACTTTTCAGTATATTTTCGACAAAGCATGCAACTACAACCGCCATGAAGGAAAAACCAAAGTCAGGCAAGTGAAGCTGAATTTCCTTGGGCTTCCACTGCGTCCAGTAAGTCTTTCTGCAATTCGTGTTCCTGTTGTCGAGTTCCTTGTCCACCAAAGTTTTGTCGGTCTAATCATTTCTTGGTTTTCATTTATATATCCTTTCCTTGCACTGAAAATATATAATGCTTTTAACACTCCTATTTTGCATCAATTACTCTTTTTTGGGGTGAAATCCTACAGGGTACAATACTATGTTCGTACTATATGAATCACGGAACCTGCAAATTTGGCACCAACTGTAAGTTTCACCATCCAGATCCAGAATCAGAAGACGCGATTTTGAATGCTCCGCAGCGTACTACTCAAGGATCATATCAAATGAACCTTTCAACAAAGCATGTCCAACGAGCACCAACTATTGGAACATCGGAAATTATTCCAACTCAAGGAGTCAATCCATGTCCAGAATGGAGTAAATATCAGGTATACAATATTTCTTAACCTTTAGATCAATATCATACCATCACCATTCCCATCCCATTCCATTTATGGAATTAATATATGTAAGATAGAATTTGAGGAATTGATCAACCCTGATAAGAAATAAAAAAGATAAAAATAAATCATACAAAGAAATAATTATTGGAAAGGTTGAACCCTGATTTTAAACTGAAAGTACTAAAAAGCGCAGTACTCCCTCAGACCGATATTACCTATCGCAGATTTAGTACAAGTTTGTATTAAAGTTGTACTAAAGCTGCGACAAGTAATATGGACCGGTGGGAGTAACATTTTTCCTAAATTGCGTATTTCTCCAGATTGCAAAGTTTAGTCTTTGTATTGCACAATTTCAAATGACTAAGATTCACAAAAATATCAGGTGGCCAAGAATTAGCAAAACTGAAACAATATTTGATattcaaaacattttgttctgcTTCTTGGAAATTGGATTCTTATTATTGTTTGAAGTGATTCAGATTTTGCTACATGATATTAGCCCCAAAAAGAAGGGACAATTACAGATTATATTTCTATGGCAAAATTTAATTTTTTTTGGGGGGTAGGTAGACATACATTCAACCTAACATGTACCAAATTTCCAATTTAAATTCAATGTACATAAGGCGGAGCAAAAATGACAATTCTTACTCCAAAAATAATTCATTGACATTTGTCTTGTACTAGCattagtagaaaacggagctttaaaaccggttcgtaagggcctttagtgccggttccataaccggcactaattggtgggcactaaagccccccccccctttagtaccggttcggcacgaaccggcgctaaagtgccaccacgtggcgtgagctcgcgccctggtatgggagacctttagtaccggttggtgttaccaaccggtactaaaggtttttttttgaatttttttttgaaaattttggaattttttttttgattttttgatttttattttttatgaattatttggtgatatagtctctaatcacctctcttaactgctcaagtgtggatcactcattccaaatcatctaacttcccgaccggtcacccatccctctcactactccagcccgagcacgcttaactttcgggttctactctccttcgtttccaagtctgcagttgttgttttcctgacaat
Coding sequences within it:
- the LOC125542469 gene encoding zinc finger CCCH domain-containing protein 43-like isoform X1 — translated: MGNSGEIKKLESEYPRRPGQPDSFCYVKFGSHRFSSETGELKQLEPDCPRWPGDPGSPIAPSAGSASAAPPSSMNLANTKAGEIKQLQPEYPRWPGQPDRFYYLKFGSCTSNSEIGEIKQPAPEYQPQPSKPDCTIGDSPVVPSSAGSATPPSLLNLANSETDEIKQPGEVDCPMSDSSTLSSVSITTPPPSENKRRIKKKIITAPMGDPDPSSDGSSAPPANSETRQKQPEPEYPLRPGKSDCSYYVKFGSCRYGMNCWFNHPLYVHASRGLQQDNWVGRNSSRASNSSEYKQQYIFDKACNYNRHEGKTKVRQVKLNFLGLPLRPGTILCSYYMNHGTCKFGTNCKFHHPDPESEDAILNAPQRTTQGSYQMNLSTKHVQRAPTIGTSEIIPTQGVNPCPEWSKYQMDENKQGKSDWDPFTTKVFCDICTDEVLSGNRPTDHLSGIGYTNLCAKFNEKTKKVYNHKQFESKWESLKKDYQTWKALMESEVDLWQGTKMNTISASLEWWAKMMEVMPDCGEFCFAPLENVNLLNIMFEDMVDLCSTSPETNLAVNTTIRSEQGAGDGNDAGIIDKYVNEQSKEAMLQQSSKKEPNLTKLKTNYVPAELNDLVNFEENLSPSNLATSMRIDRVGSNISEIMELVVGAGAEEGSDEHFIATQLFIRAEHREMFLTLKTPRGRLRWLKKMCQLKDPTSSVADVYSVN
- the LOC125542469 gene encoding zinc finger CCCH domain-containing protein 43-like isoform X3, with amino-acid sequence MGNSGEIKKLESEYPRRPGQPDSFCYVKFGSHRFSSETGELKQLEPDCPRWPGDPGSPIAPSAGSASAAPPSSMNLANTKAGEIKQLQPEYPRWPGQPDRFYYLKFGSCTSNSEIGEIKQPAPEYQPQPSKPDCTIGDSPVVPSSAGSATPPSLLNLANSETDEIKQPGEVDCPMSDSSTLSSVSITTPPPSENKRRIKKKIITAPMGDPDPSSDGSSAPPANSETRQKQPEPEYPLRPGKSDCSYYVKFGSCRYGMNCWFNHPLYVHASRGLQQDNWVGRNSSRASNSSEYKQQYIFDKACNYNRHEGKTKVRQVKLNFLGLPLRPGTILCSYYMNHGTCKFGTNCKFHHPDPESEDAILNAPQRTTQGSYQMNLSTKHVQRAPTIGTSEIIPTQGVNPCPEWSKYQVMPDCGEFCFAPLENVNLLNIMFEDMVDLCSTSPETNLAVNTTIRSEQGAGDGNDAGIIDKYVNEQSKEAMLQQSSKKEPNLTKLKTNYVPAELNDLVNFEENLSPSNLATSMRIDRVGSNISEIMELVVGAGAEEGSDEHFIATQLFIRAEHREMFLTLKTPRGRLRWLKKMCQLKDPTSSVADVYSVN
- the LOC125542469 gene encoding zinc finger CCCH domain-containing protein 43-like isoform X2 translates to MGNSGEIKKLESEYPRRPGQPDSFCYVKFGSHRFSSETGELKQLEPDCPRWPGDPGSPIAPSAGSASAAPPSSMNLANTKAGEIKQLQPEYPRWPGQPDRFYYLKFGSCTSNSEIGEIKQPAPEYQPQPSKPDCTIGDSPVVPSSAGSATPPSLLNLANSETDEIKQPGEVDCPMSDSSTLSSVSITTPPPSENKRRIKKKIITAPMGDPDPSSDGSSAPPANSETRQKQPEPEYPLRPGKSDCSYYVKFGSCRYGMNCWFNHPLYVHASRGLQQDNWVGRNSSRASNSSEYKQYIFDKACNYNRHEGKTKVRQVKLNFLGLPLRPGTILCSYYMNHGTCKFGTNCKFHHPDPESEDAILNAPQRTTQGSYQMNLSTKHVQRAPTIGTSEIIPTQGVNPCPEWSKYQMDENKQGKSDWDPFTTKVFCDICTDEVLSGNRPTDHLSGIGYTNLCAKFNEKTKKVYNHKQFESKWESLKKDYQTWKALMESEVDLWQGTKMNTISASLEWWAKMMEVMPDCGEFCFAPLENVNLLNIMFEDMVDLCSTSPETNLAVNTTIRSEQGAGDGNDAGIIDKYVNEQSKEAMLQQSSKKEPNLTKLKTNYVPAELNDLVNFEENLSPSNLATSMRIDRVGSNISEIMELVVGAGAEEGSDEHFIATQLFIRAEHREMFLTLKTPRGRLRWLKKMCQLKDPTSSVADVYSVN
- the LOC125542469 gene encoding zinc finger CCCH domain-containing protein 43-like isoform X4, encoding MGNSGEIKKLESEYPRRPGQPDSFCYVKFGSHRFSSETGELKQLEPDCPRWPGDPGSPIAPSAGSASAAPPSSMNLANTKAGEIKQLQPEYPRWPGQPDRFYYLKFGSCTSNSEIGEIKQPAPEYQPQPSKPDCTIGDSPVVPSSAGSATPPSLLNLANSETDEIKQPGEVDCPMSDSSTLSSVSITTPPPSENKRRIKKKIITAPMGDPDPSSDGSSAPPANSETRQKQPEPEYPLRPGKSDCSYYVKFGSCRYGMNCWFNHPLYVHASRGLQQDNWVGRNSSRASNSSEYKQQYIFDKACNYNRHEGKTKVRQVKLNFLGLPLRPGTILCSYYMNHGTCKFGTNCKFHHPDPESEDAILNAPQRTTQGSYQMNLSTKHVQRAPTIGTSEIIPTQGVNPCPEWSKYQMDENKQGKSDWDPFTTKVFCDICTDEVLSGNRPTDHLSGIGYTNLCAKFNEKTKKVYNHKQFESKWESLKKDYQTWKALMESEVDLWQGTKMNTISASLEW